In a single window of the Nodularia sp. LEGE 06071 genome:
- a CDS encoding ATP-binding protein: MTQDFAILKRIYNSFDPFRPLPAGDPAYVDCSEVRGDGDILVEVGREILLSDRMTSQLYAGHRGAGKSTELLRLQKYLDENGCFVVYFAADEEDIDPEDAQYTDILLACTRHLLRALKDNASPDSLLNWLNDRWQDLKDLALTEVSLDSLSIEAQISQFAKITANLKTEPSQRQKIREKVNPHTITLIKALNQFIRDAKKNLPPGYSQLVLIADNLDRIVPIPQEGGRSNHEQIFIDRSGQLQELDCHLIYTVPISLLYSNHATNVADIYGKTQVLPMIMVQTPENQKYDRGINKVTELLQKRLSLIDPNLSIVDIFEERQALEAICLMSGGHVRNLLLLMKEAMKYTNKLPIPTKAVKRSISELRNTYSNTVFANEWEALATVHHSKEKQNDQLYRGLLFNRCILEYRYIDKNEESRVWYDIHPLLKGVKEFKDAFNKLYP; the protein is encoded by the coding sequence ATGACCCAAGATTTTGCCATATTAAAACGGATATATAACTCCTTTGACCCATTTCGACCCTTACCTGCTGGAGATCCAGCTTATGTCGATTGTTCAGAAGTGCGGGGAGATGGTGACATCTTGGTAGAAGTGGGAAGAGAGATTTTATTATCCGACAGAATGACCTCTCAACTTTATGCAGGTCATCGCGGTGCTGGTAAATCAACAGAATTGTTGCGTCTTCAGAAATATTTAGATGAAAACGGTTGCTTTGTTGTCTATTTTGCTGCTGATGAAGAAGATATTGATCCAGAAGATGCCCAATATACAGATATTCTTTTAGCTTGTACGCGTCATTTATTGAGGGCGTTAAAAGATAACGCTTCTCCAGACAGTTTATTGAACTGGTTAAACGACCGTTGGCAAGATTTAAAGGATTTAGCACTGACTGAGGTATCACTAGATAGCTTAAGTATAGAGGCGCAAATTTCCCAATTTGCCAAAATTACCGCCAATTTGAAAACCGAACCTAGCCAACGCCAAAAAATTCGCGAAAAAGTTAACCCTCATACAATCACTTTGATTAAGGCGTTGAATCAGTTTATTAGAGATGCTAAAAAAAACTTACCTCCAGGTTATTCTCAACTGGTATTAATTGCTGACAATCTAGATCGGATTGTGCCTATACCTCAAGAAGGTGGACGCAGCAATCATGAGCAAATTTTTATAGACCGCAGTGGACAACTCCAAGAATTAGATTGCCATCTGATTTATACAGTGCCAATTTCTTTACTTTATTCTAACCACGCGACTAATGTAGCCGATATCTATGGAAAAACTCAGGTATTACCGATGATTATGGTGCAAACTCCTGAAAATCAAAAATATGACCGGGGAATTAATAAAGTTACCGAATTGTTACAAAAACGTCTGAGTTTGATAGACCCTAATCTATCTATTGTTGATATATTTGAGGAACGTCAGGCATTAGAGGCAATATGCTTGATGAGTGGGGGTCATGTGCGAAATTTATTATTATTAATGAAGGAAGCGATGAAATACACTAACAAACTGCCTATCCCTACCAAAGCCGTAAAACGTTCAATTAGCGAGTTAAGAAATACGTATAGTAATACTGTTTTTGCTAATGAATGGGAAGCACTAGCAACAGTGCATCATTCTAAAGAGAAACAAAACGATCAATTATATCGGGGTTTATTATTTAATCGCTGTATTTTGGAATATAGATATATTGATAAGAATGAAGAAAGTCGAGTTTGGTATGATATTCATCCCCTTCTTAAAGGAGTTAAAGAATTTAAAGATGCTTTTAATAAATTATATCCGTAA
- a CDS encoding tetratricopeptide repeat protein — protein MTLELTDWDNNLPSEGDEEYQALVRALKFTEGFGLFFARCSPAEGEQIITKIKADIANKHIQVLRLTESVNNLYEIIEKLDSKEQIKILFITGLEHSLIKYEECKSFMGWNSRDIYSYSWKGVPPVLINLNQQRERFRDNFKICFVFLLPQFAIKYFIQRAPDFFDWRSGLFEFPIDPEILEQESLRHSLAEDYEKLLQLTPEQRNQQILEIQGLIAEEHQTPERQYDLLIKLGRLQSAGQDYQPALASYDKALEIQPDYHKAWHLRGNALFNLERYEEAIASYDKALEFQPDYHYAWDNRGVALGNLGRNEEAIASFDKALEFQPDDHQAWFNRGVALGKLGRYEEALASYDKALEFQPDYHQAWFNRGVALRKLGCNEKALASYDKALEFQPDYHYAWNNRGNALCNLERYEEAIASYDKALEFQPDYHYAWYNRGIALLNLGRNEEALASYDKALEFQPDYYNAWNSRGVALGKLGRYEEAIASYDKALEFQPDDHHAWNNRGIALRNLGRNEEAIASYDKALEFQPDKHNAWYNRGIALVNLGRNEEALASYDKALEFQPDDHQYWNSRGIALRKLGRYEEALASYDKALEFQPDDHYAWNNRGIALVNLGRNEEALASSDKALEFKPDYYNAWNNRGNALDNLGRYEEALASFDKALEFQPDDHYAWNYRGYTLFNLGRNEEALASYDKALEFKPDYYNAWDNRGYALVNLGRNEEALASYDKALEFKPDYHQAWNNRGYTLFNLGRYEEALASYDKALEFQPDYHQAWNNRGNALRNLGRYEEALASYDKALEFQPDYHQAWYFRGNALFNLGSYEEAIASYDKALEFQPNDHTVWHNRGIALKDLGRNEEALASFDKALEFQPDDYHAWSNRGIPLRNLGRYEEAIASYGKALEFQPDDHLAWYNRGIALGNLGRYEEAIASYDKALELKPDFHLAWNSRGNALSDLGRNEEAIASYDKALEFKHDDDHAWYIRGNALFNLGRNEQAIASYDKALEFKPDYDYAWYFRGNALFNLGRNEQAIASYDKALEFKPD, from the coding sequence ATGACACTAGAACTGACTGATTGGGATAACAACTTACCATCAGAAGGCGATGAAGAATATCAAGCCTTAGTCCGCGCTCTGAAATTTACAGAAGGCTTTGGCTTATTCTTTGCTCGTTGTTCTCCGGCAGAAGGTGAACAGATAATTACCAAAATCAAAGCAGATATTGCCAATAAACATATCCAGGTATTGAGGCTGACGGAATCAGTTAATAATTTATATGAAATAATTGAGAAATTAGATAGTAAAGAACAAATTAAAATTTTATTTATTACAGGCTTAGAGCATTCTTTGATTAAATACGAAGAATGCAAAAGTTTCATGGGATGGAATAGTAGGGATATTTATTCATATAGTTGGAAGGGTGTACCACCTGTTTTAATTAACCTTAACCAACAACGAGAACGGTTTAGGGATAATTTTAAGATTTGTTTTGTATTCTTGCTGCCTCAGTTTGCTATTAAATATTTTATTCAACGCGCTCCCGATTTCTTTGACTGGCGTTCTGGTTTATTTGAATTTCCTATAGATCCAGAAATTTTAGAGCAAGAATCATTACGTCATTCTTTGGCAGAGGATTATGAAAAACTACTTCAGCTAACTCCAGAACAAAGAAATCAACAAATTCTAGAAATTCAAGGGCTAATTGCAGAAGAACATCAAACACCTGAGCGTCAATACGATTTACTTATTAAGTTGGGAAGGTTACAGTCTGCTGGACAAGATTATCAACCAGCACTTGCATCTTATGACAAAGCCCTGGAAATTCAACCTGATTACCACAAAGCTTGGCACTTGAGGGGGAATGCGCTATTTAATTTAGAACGCTATGAAGAGGCGATCGCATCTTATGACAAAGCCCTGGAATTTCAACCTGATTACCACTACGCTTGGGACAACAGAGGGGTTGCGCTGGGGAATTTAGGACGCAATGAGGAAGCGATCGCATCTTTTGACAAAGCCCTGGAATTTCAACCTGATGACCACCAAGCTTGGTTCAACCGGGGGGTTGCGCTGGGGAAATTAGGACGCTATGAGGAAGCGCTCGCATCTTATGACAAAGCCCTGGAATTTCAACCTGATTACCACCAAGCTTGGTTCAACCGGGGGGTTGCGCTCAGGAAATTAGGATGCAATGAAAAAGCGCTCGCATCTTATGACAAAGCCCTGGAATTTCAACCTGATTACCACTACGCTTGGAACAACCGGGGGAATGCGCTATGTAATTTAGAACGCTATGAAGAAGCGATCGCATCTTATGACAAAGCCCTGGAATTTCAACCTGATTACCACTACGCTTGGTACAACCGGGGGATTGCGCTATTAAATTTAGGACGCAATGAGGAAGCGCTCGCATCTTATGACAAAGCCCTGGAATTTCAACCTGATTACTACAACGCTTGGAACAGCCGGGGGGTTGCGCTGGGGAAATTAGGACGCTATGAGGAAGCGATCGCATCTTATGACAAAGCCCTGGAATTTCAACCTGATGATCACCACGCTTGGAACAACCGGGGTATTGCACTAAGAAATTTAGGACGCAATGAAGAAGCGATCGCATCTTATGACAAAGCCCTGGAATTTCAACCTGATAAACACAACGCTTGGTACAACCGGGGGATTGCGCTAGTAAATTTAGGACGCAATGAAGAAGCGCTCGCATCTTATGACAAAGCCCTGGAATTTCAACCTGATGACCACCAATATTGGAACAGCCGGGGGATTGCGCTCAGGAAATTAGGACGCTATGAGGAAGCGCTCGCATCTTATGACAAAGCCCTGGAATTTCAACCTGATGACCACTACGCTTGGAACAACCGGGGGATTGCGCTAGTAAATTTAGGACGCAATGAAGAAGCGCTCGCATCTTCTGACAAAGCCCTGGAATTTAAACCTGATTACTACAACGCTTGGAACAACCGGGGGAATGCGCTAGATAATTTAGGACGCTATGAAGAAGCGCTCGCATCTTTTGACAAAGCACTGGAATTTCAACCTGATGACCACTACGCTTGGAACTACCGGGGGTATACGCTATTTAATTTAGGACGCAATGAAGAAGCGCTCGCATCTTATGACAAAGCCCTGGAATTTAAACCTGATTACTACAACGCTTGGGACAACCGGGGGTATGCGCTAGTAAATTTAGGACGCAATGAAGAAGCGCTCGCATCTTATGACAAAGCCCTGGAATTTAAACCTGATTACCACCAAGCTTGGAACAACCGGGGGTATACGCTATTTAATTTAGGACGCTATGAGGAAGCGCTCGCATCTTATGACAAAGCACTGGAATTTCAACCTGATTACCACCAAGCTTGGAACAACCGGGGGAATGCGCTCAGGAATTTAGGACGCTATGAAGAAGCGCTCGCATCTTATGACAAAGCCCTGGAATTTCAACCTGATTACCACCAAGCTTGGTACTTCCGGGGGAATGCGCTATTTAATTTAGGAAGCTATGAAGAAGCGATTGCATCTTATGACAAAGCCCTGGAATTTCAACCAAATGACCATACAGTATGGCATAACAGGGGAATTGCGCTCAAGGATTTAGGACGCAATGAAGAAGCGCTCGCATCCTTTGACAAAGCCCTGGAATTTCAACCTGATGATTACCACGCTTGGAGTAACCGGGGTATTCCATTAAGAAATTTAGGGCGCTATGAAGAAGCGATAGCATCTTATGGCAAAGCCCTGGAATTTCAACCTGATGACCACCTAGCTTGGTACAACCGGGGGATTGCGCTGGGGAATTTAGGACGCTATGAGGAAGCGATCGCATCTTATGACAAAGCCTTGGAACTTAAACCTGATTTCCACCTAGCTTGGAATAGCCGGGGGAATGCACTAAGTGATTTAGGACGCAATGAAGAAGCGATCGCATCTTATGACAAAGCTTTGGAATTTAAACATGATGACGACCACGCTTGGTATATCCGGGGGAATGCGCTATTTAATTTAGGACGCAATGAACAAGCGATCGCATCTTATGACAAAGCCCTGGAATTTAAACCTGATTACGATTACGCTTGGTATTTCCGGGGGAATGCGCTATTTAATTTAGGACGTAATGAACAAGCGATCGCATCTTATGACAAAGCCCTGGAATTTAAACCTGATTAA
- a CDS encoding tetratricopeptide repeat protein: MASYDKALEFKPDDHQAWYNRGVALGNLGRYEEAIASYDKALEFKPDYDNAWYNRGNALSDLGRNEEAIASYDKALEIKPDKHEAWYNRGIALRKLGRLKEAFASTSKANEINPDFVMAQAKQNVDSLLQKLGWNKLTQFVKGVLRLIGFKHYSK, encoded by the coding sequence ATCGCATCTTATGACAAAGCTTTGGAATTTAAACCTGATGACCACCAAGCTTGGTACAACCGGGGGGTTGCGCTAGGGAATTTAGGACGCTATGAAGAAGCGATCGCATCTTATGACAAAGCTTTGGAATTTAAACCTGATTACGACAACGCTTGGTACAACCGGGGGAATGCACTAAGTGATTTAGGACGCAATGAAGAGGCGATCGCATCTTATGACAAAGCCTTGGAAATTAAACCTGATAAACACGAAGCTTGGTACAACCGGGGGATTGCATTAAGAAAATTGGGTAGACTCAAAGAAGCATTTGCCAGTACTAGTAAAGCTAATGAGATTAACCCTGACTTTGTTATGGCTCAGGCAAAGCAAAATGTTGACAGTTTACTCCAAAAATTGGGCTGGAATAAATTAACCCAATTCGTTAAAGGCGTATTGAGGCTGATTGGTTTTAAACATTATTCCAAATAA
- a CDS encoding UPF0175 family protein, with product MSQLKIEYPETLPDALQQTREEFEQEAKMAMAVKLFEMKRISSGLAAQLAGVDRVSFLLNLHRYGVAMIDLTEEELLSDLTNACI from the coding sequence ATGTCACAGCTTAAAATCGAGTATCCAGAAACTTTACCAGATGCCCTACAGCAAACCAGAGAAGAATTTGAGCAAGAGGCAAAAATGGCAATGGCAGTCAAATTATTTGAAATGAAACGAATTTCTTCTGGTTTAGCTGCACAGTTGGCAGGTGTAGATAGGGTAAGTTTTTTACTTAATTTACATCGTTATGGTGTGGCGATGATTGATTTAACAGAAGAGGAACTTTTATCTGACTTAACGAATGCTTGTATTTAG
- a CDS encoding DUF2281 domain-containing protein, producing the protein MPETINIEQAVLNYLRILSNEKQQEVLDFVEFLVQKTANHQQLDREDSSKPQQQQQISLQEIARLTVAERHKILAPFIAATAEDFLNDPELTEFAVLDGEDWDMEND; encoded by the coding sequence ATGCCAGAAACAATTAATATTGAACAAGCAGTATTGAATTATTTACGCATTCTCTCTAATGAGAAGCAACAAGAAGTCCTAGACTTTGTGGAATTTCTTGTCCAAAAGACGGCAAATCATCAGCAATTAGACCGAGAAGATTCATCAAAGCCTCAACAGCAACAACAGATATCTCTTCAAGAAATTGCTCGGCTAACTGTGGCAGAACGGCATAAAATACTAGCACCTTTTATTGCCGCCACAGCCGAAGATTTTTTGAATGACCCTGAATTAACAGAGTTTGCCGTTTTGGATGGTGAAGACTGGGACATGGAAAATGACTAA
- a CDS encoding type II toxin-antitoxin system PemK/MazF family toxin, with translation MTNPQNGEIWLVQLDPTNGQEIQKTRPAVVISSDIFNSIPMRIIIPVATWQPKFQNRPFMIPIQKKHENGLDSDSAGNVLQVRSVTTERFVRCLGKVSTAVKQELLNGLIICIDYAPESND, from the coding sequence ATGACTAATCCTCAAAATGGTGAGATTTGGTTAGTGCAACTTGATCCAACCAACGGGCAAGAAATCCAGAAGACTCGCCCTGCTGTTGTAATTAGTTCTGATATTTTCAATTCTATACCAATGCGAATTATTATTCCTGTGGCAACATGGCAACCTAAATTCCAAAATCGCCCTTTCATGATTCCTATCCAGAAAAAACATGAAAATGGGTTAGACTCAGACTCAGCAGGTAATGTGTTGCAAGTTCGTAGTGTAACAACTGAGAGATTTGTCAGGTGTTTAGGAAAAGTATCAACAGCCGTCAAACAAGAATTATTAAATGGTTTAATTATCTGTATTGATTACGCTCCTGAAAGCAATGATTGA
- the hflX gene encoding GTPase HflX, protein MRVGVGTPRQTQIPPLELPRYGAERLSGIRCIATHLKPEPPNESALTAMALQRLDALAVINITGTGFTKRGGGSTGYVKETYLAHLVSSIKHLVSTPQLAISDEKSLAQDTALYSSVSPPMSLEMLSEHDFIDLVEGLEAEFQREFVAQEVDADHDRVLLVGLITDKTTPQQFQDTIVELARLVDTAGGEVLQTVQQKRSRIHPQTVVGEGKVEEIALTAQTLGANLVVFDRDLSPAQVRNLERKIGVRVVDRTEVILDIFAQRAQSRAGKLQVELAQLGYMMPRLSGRGLAMSRLGGGIGTRGPGETKLETERRAIQKRISRLQQEVNQLQAHRSRLRLRRQNQEVPSVALVGYTNAGKSTLLNALTNAEVYTADQLFATLDPTTRRLVIAEGDTGATQEILLTDTVGFIHELPASLMDAFRATLEEVTEADALLHLVDLSHPAWLSHIRSVREILAQMPVTPGPALVIFNKIDQVDSATLAIAQEEFPLAVFISASQRLGLETLRQRLTQLIKYVVDAR, encoded by the coding sequence ATGCGTGTAGGGGTAGGTACACCACGTCAAACGCAAATTCCACCGCTAGAACTGCCCCGTTACGGTGCAGAACGTCTCAGCGGTATTCGTTGTATAGCTACCCATCTCAAGCCAGAACCGCCCAATGAATCGGCACTGACAGCGATGGCGTTGCAACGTTTAGATGCTTTGGCAGTGATAAATATCACCGGCACAGGATTTACAAAGCGTGGTGGTGGTTCCACTGGGTACGTCAAAGAAACTTATTTGGCTCACCTAGTATCAAGTATCAAACACCTCGTATCAACTCCGCAATTGGCAATCAGCGATGAAAAGTCCCTGGCGCAAGACACAGCCCTATACTCTAGCGTATCGCCGCCTATGAGTTTAGAGATGCTGTCAGAGCATGACTTTATCGACTTGGTGGAAGGTCTGGAAGCAGAATTTCAACGGGAATTTGTCGCCCAGGAAGTAGATGCTGACCATGATCGCGTCCTACTTGTGGGACTGATTACTGATAAAACGACTCCCCAACAATTCCAGGACACCATAGTGGAATTAGCCCGGTTGGTGGATACGGCTGGCGGAGAGGTATTGCAGACAGTACAACAAAAGCGATCGCGCATTCATCCGCAGACGGTAGTTGGTGAAGGTAAAGTTGAAGAAATCGCCTTAACTGCCCAAACCCTGGGAGCTAATCTCGTTGTCTTTGACCGCGACCTCTCACCCGCCCAAGTTCGTAATTTGGAAAGGAAAATTGGTGTCCGAGTAGTTGACCGCACCGAAGTAATTTTAGATATCTTTGCTCAACGCGCTCAATCCCGTGCTGGTAAATTACAAGTAGAATTGGCACAGTTAGGATATATGATGCCGCGACTCAGTGGCAGAGGTCTAGCCATGTCCCGGTTAGGTGGTGGTATTGGGACTCGTGGCCCTGGTGAAACGAAACTGGAAACAGAACGCCGGGCGATTCAAAAACGCATTTCCCGACTGCAACAAGAAGTAAACCAGTTACAGGCGCATCGTTCAAGGTTACGCCTGAGACGGCAAAATCAGGAAGTTCCCTCTGTGGCTTTGGTGGGCTATACCAACGCAGGTAAATCCACTTTGTTGAATGCTCTCACCAATGCGGAAGTTTATACAGCCGACCAGTTATTTGCGACTCTTGACCCCACCACCCGCCGTTTAGTCATCGCTGAGGGCGACACTGGTGCAACTCAAGAGATTCTACTCACAGATACAGTAGGTTTTATACACGAACTGCCCGCTTCCTTAATGGATGCCTTTCGCGCCACCTTAGAGGAAGTCACAGAAGCCGATGCCTTACTACATTTGGTTGATTTATCTCATCCGGCTTGGTTGAGCCATATTCGTTCAGTCAGGGAAATCTTGGCACAAATGCCCGTCACTCCTGGCCCAGCACTGGTAATTTTCAACAAAATTGACCAAGTAGATAGCGCCACACTGGCGATCGCTCAAGAAGAGTTTCCCCTGGCTGTGTTTATTTCCGCAAGTCAGCGATTAGGATTAGAAACCCTACGTCAACGTCTAACCCAACTGATCAAATATGTTGTAGACGCTCGGTAA
- the grxC gene encoding glutaredoxin 3 has protein sequence MAASVEIYTWSTCPFCVRAKSLLNKKGVDFTEYCIDGDEAERAKMSERANGRRSLPQIFINDYHVGGCDDIHALESQGKLDELLAM, from the coding sequence ATGGCTGCCAGCGTTGAAATTTACACTTGGAGTACTTGCCCGTTTTGCGTCCGTGCCAAAAGTTTGTTAAACAAAAAAGGCGTTGATTTTACGGAATATTGCATTGATGGAGATGAAGCGGAACGGGCTAAAATGTCCGAAAGAGCTAACGGGAGACGCTCACTACCGCAAATTTTTATTAATGATTACCATGTTGGTGGTTGTGATGATATCCACGCTTTAGAAAGTCAAGGCAAGCTCGATGAGCTTCTAGCAATGTAG
- the gshB gene encoding glutathione synthase, producing the protein MKLAFIIDPIHQLDPCHDTSVALMEAAQILGHEIWVTQANLLSVVDSKAWAVLQQVELVPVQLVEGRWIATNPWYKLSAPGFTSLEAMDAVFMRTDPPVNDSYLYATYVLDCIDQKKTLVINSPSGIRGANEKMYALQFTNAIPETIVSADQHLIRQFLEAKGAAIIKPLGNKAGEGILFLQPGDRNFNSIVELSTLRGRLPVMVQTYLPAAKEGDKRIILLNGEPIGALNRLSSGSDFRNNMAAGGTVAQTKITPREYEICSEIAATLRQDGLIFVGIDIIGGYLTEVNVTSPTGIREIDRLDGTRLGEQVIAWISQTLKNSNHLPQLT; encoded by the coding sequence GTGAAACTGGCTTTTATTATTGATCCCATCCATCAGCTTGACCCATGTCATGATACGAGCGTTGCTCTGATGGAAGCAGCACAAATTTTAGGACATGAAATTTGGGTAACTCAGGCGAATCTGCTGAGTGTGGTAGATAGCAAAGCTTGGGCTGTTCTACAGCAAGTTGAACTCGTTCCAGTGCAGTTAGTGGAGGGACGCTGGATTGCCACCAATCCTTGGTATAAATTGAGCGCTCCCGGCTTTACCTCCCTAGAAGCAATGGACGCTGTGTTTATGCGGACAGATCCACCAGTCAATGATTCTTACCTCTACGCCACCTATGTTCTAGACTGCATTGACCAAAAGAAAACTCTAGTAATTAACAGTCCTAGTGGTATCCGGGGGGCTAATGAAAAAATGTATGCCCTTCAGTTTACTAACGCGATTCCAGAAACTATTGTTAGTGCAGATCAGCATTTAATCAGGCAATTTTTGGAAGCTAAAGGAGCAGCAATTATCAAGCCCCTGGGGAATAAAGCTGGGGAGGGAATTTTATTTTTACAACCAGGCGATCGCAATTTTAACTCGATTGTTGAACTCAGTACATTGCGTGGTCGATTACCAGTCATGGTACAAACTTATTTACCAGCAGCTAAAGAAGGAGACAAGCGAATTATCCTGCTGAATGGCGAACCAATTGGCGCGCTCAATCGCCTTTCTAGCGGCAGTGACTTTCGGAATAATATGGCGGCTGGTGGGACTGTGGCTCAAACGAAAATTACCCCAAGAGAGTATGAAATCTGTAGCGAAATAGCCGCAACCTTACGTCAAGATGGCTTAATTTTTGTGGGGATTGATATCATCGGCGGTTATCTGACGGAAGTCAACGTCACCAGTCCTACGGGAATTCGTGAAATTGACCGTCTAGATGGTACTCGTCTAGGTGAACAGGTGATTGCCTGGATTTCGCAAACTTTAAAAAACTCAAATCATTTGCCGCAGTTGACTTGA
- the ftsZ gene encoding cell division protein FtsZ: MTLDNNQGLTYKNSQPVGQQGFPLAVNSTNPFNNSGLNFGQNHDSKKMSTENSRIGEIVPGRVANIKVIGVGGGGGNAVNRMIESDVSGVEFWSINTDAQALTLAGAPSRLQIGQKLTRGLGAGGNPAIGQKAAEESRDEIATALEGADLVFITAGMGGGTGTGAAPIVAEVAKEMGALTVGVVTRPFVFEGRRRTSQAEQGIEGLKSRVDTLIIIPNNKLLEVIPEQTPVQEAFRYADDVLRQGVQGISDIITIPGLVNVDFADVRAVMADAGSALMGIGVSSGKSRAREAAIAAISSPLLECSIEGARGVVFNITGGSDLTLHEVNAAAEAIYEVVDPNANIIFGAVIDDRLQGEVRITVIATGFTGEIQAVPPQNVANARVPATPKRSTTQQPAVNSPTPVAEPKEKTGLDIPDFLRNRRTPRN, encoded by the coding sequence ATGACACTTGATAACAACCAAGGGCTTACCTATAAAAACTCCCAACCTGTGGGACAGCAAGGGTTTCCGCTCGCAGTCAACTCGACTAACCCCTTTAACAACTCTGGGCTGAACTTTGGACAAAACCATGACAGTAAAAAGATGTCTACGGAAAATAGCCGCATTGGCGAGATTGTGCCGGGTCGGGTTGCCAACATCAAAGTGATTGGTGTGGGTGGTGGGGGTGGAAATGCGGTTAACCGCATGATTGAGTCTGATGTCTCAGGAGTAGAGTTTTGGTCAATCAACACAGATGCTCAAGCTTTGACTTTGGCAGGTGCGCCTAGTCGATTACAAATTGGACAGAAACTTACACGAGGTTTAGGTGCAGGTGGTAATCCTGCTATTGGTCAAAAGGCAGCTGAAGAATCACGGGACGAAATTGCTACGGCTTTAGAAGGTGCTGACTTAGTTTTTATCACTGCTGGTATGGGAGGCGGTACTGGCACAGGTGCAGCCCCGATTGTCGCAGAAGTGGCAAAAGAAATGGGCGCTTTGACTGTGGGTGTTGTGACACGTCCATTTGTGTTTGAAGGTCGCCGCCGCACTAGCCAAGCTGAACAAGGCATTGAAGGGTTAAAAAGTAGAGTAGATACACTGATTATTATCCCGAATAATAAGTTGCTGGAGGTCATACCAGAGCAAACGCCTGTACAAGAAGCTTTTCGCTATGCCGATGATGTGCTGCGCCAAGGTGTACAAGGTATTTCCGATATTATTACCATCCCTGGCTTGGTAAACGTTGATTTTGCTGATGTCAGAGCCGTGATGGCAGATGCTGGATCGGCATTAATGGGGATAGGTGTCAGTTCTGGAAAATCCAGGGCTAGAGAAGCAGCGATCGCCGCTATTTCTTCGCCTTTATTAGAATGTTCTATTGAAGGAGCTAGAGGTGTTGTCTTTAATATTACCGGTGGCAGTGATTTGACTTTACATGAAGTGAATGCTGCCGCCGAAGCAATATATGAAGTCGTTGATCCTAATGCCAATATTATTTTTGGGGCCGTGATTGATGACAGGCTCCAAGGTGAGGTGAGAATTACTGTAATTGCTACTGGGTTTACAGGTGAAATACAAGCCGTACCACCCCAAAATGTGGCTAATGCGAGAGTACCAGCTACTCCCAAACGTTCAACGACACAGCAACCAGCCGTTAATTCCCCCACACCAGTTGCGGAACCTAAAGAAAAAACGGGCTTGGATATTCCAGATTTTCTGCGAAATCGGCGGACACCACGGAATTAG